Within the Salvia hispanica cultivar TCC Black 2014 chromosome 4, UniMelb_Shisp_WGS_1.0, whole genome shotgun sequence genome, the region CAAATGCAACATATCCATCAGCAGTGATTCCCCAGTAGAGAGGAACCTTAGCATTTGGGTCCTGTCACAATACCCACCAACTCAAAGTTATATAGCCAATAGATCGATAAGACTAATGATCCAGTTAGGTAAATGTAAGTTCAGTCACGGTCACTCACCGTGGCCACAAATAAAGTCGAAGTGGACTTGTCAAACACTATGAAAGCAAAGTTCCCTTCAAGATGTCCAACAACATGATTTGGAGGATAAGGTGCCCTGTCACGAAGCGTCTTGTATGCCTCGATCATCAAAAGAACCTCATTTGCAGATTTTGCAAGCCCGTATTGCTGCTTCAGGCTCCCCAAGTTGTCCAGTGCTCCTTCAAACAAGCAGAATATTTCATCCTTCACTGCAAAAGATCTGCAAGTTTTCATCTAAAATCAGGCTCACTCAAGTATCAcacaatcaatcaataaacTAAGCATAAAGTACTACTGATAAACATAGGTGATAAACAAGGATTAGACATTAGAgccatttttttctcacaaTTATAGACACTCTAGAAGTCAACAGTGGATCTACCTAACACAGAAAATAGACATGGGCCATCAAACATTAaggaataatttaaaattttcatttatatccCAACCACCTATCTGTCAATATTTATCCTGAAGCTTTGTATCACTCCATAGGAGTCAGAAAAATAGACCAAACAAAACCTTATTTCTCATCTATAAAGTCAGATATGGATGAATTAAACTCTTCATCTCACTTAACATAATAACACATAAGTTGCACAAGGAGTTCTAATCTGTTAGAAATTTctggaatttaaaaaaaagtcaacTAATCTTATCTTTGCTTTATGGATCTACTTTTCCTATGGCTATTGGTGCACATCATCTAGTCTTGCCTAGAATTCATTCGGCATCATCTTCGTATTCTGTTAGGCATATTACACACCTCGatacaataaattatacaGTAAATTTCAATAACACCTATGACCTActccatttataaaaatataaccaggattattaattttctaatcAGCTCCTTTAAACGTCTGATGACTACGATCGTGATCAACAAGGCTACAAAAAGTGGCGAGcgaaaattcacaaaattctTTCCATCTCCTTCTCCACTTCTCCTCCATCAGCTCAGTTGAATCATAAGTATTTGATAAATCTATTAATAAACGGTTAACAAAATTGCAAAACAACGAAATATTTAACAATATCATATACTCCAAATAACTTGCACAATCCAAATTAAACCATAGCTAATCAatcaataatatcataataatgCAGCCAATAAACAAACTCGAACCTCCATATAAAAAATCGTAACGTGCTGTTAATAACCATAATCTCTGCATAATACTTAAATCTATGatgcaatcaaatcaaatcaaacagATGATCACTGATTGAGTACCTCGGCAGCAGAGCAGACTGATTGCGGTGAGAGTACGCCAGCTGGACATCATCGCCAACCTTAACGGAAATCGCCGAAGAATTGGCGTCGAGGAATCGCGCCAGCAGCTTGTCCGCCGTCACTTTAGGCGACGGCGTCCGGCTGCCTGCTGCCACCAGCTCGTCCGGCGGCGACATGATCGAGCTGCTGAATATCCCcaacattttctctctcctctctctagAAATGGATATACACACAGAATACGATGTATGCTTCAATTACAGTGatgcaaaatgaaatggagAGGAAATATAGCGAGGGACAATTTGGATTTATAGAGAGAAATGTGAGGGTGTTTTCGTAAATTCATCACTGaatcctttattttatttttagaataattTGGAGAATTAGACAACTTGAATCTTACCTCCCCCGGTTAATGCCGTCTTACACTTTACTCCCTACTTTTACTGAAAATTACGTAAGATAGGGAtaaagttagttacaacttacaaataaatgatgaaaaaagaaaaatcaccATGGAATCTTAATTTCATttggcatgaattttaataaaaaccaTTGAATGTATAATGAGTCGAATGAGAatgtaattgaaaatattagtagtagaatgcatatttcatttttatataatattttatttgtttttgagaaaatgttACATTTGATTGAGGATATGAGATTTCAAGATATGCATTCTACTAAAATTATGTTTcagtaatagtattaaaaaagagagataatagagttgaatgtattaataaaaagaaaaatacagctaaattaataatgaagaGATAACAATGTAGTTGAGAATGTATTAAATTGGTGATATAGTActtttttgaaaatagaaatatgacAATTTATAGttgacaaaacaaaaaaaaagtgtaacATGTGCTTGGACTAGAGATAATAGTTATGTGGTAGTACGTTAATGAAATGagttattaaaaaatgatatgatTTGTTTGTACAAAAAGTTTAGTAAAATCAAAAATGTCACTTTTTAAACAAGAGCTAAAAAAACAAGAGCTAATtcattcaattgaatatttcaatcatGTTTAATAAGTGCTCCcttcgtccgcgaataggagtcccgtttttccattttagtccgtccgcgaataaaagtcccggttcatttttaccataaatggtaatagggttcaacctttcactaactcattctactcacattttatttaaaactaatatacacaAGTGAGACTCTTAttgcactaacttttttccactcacttttcttaatatttcttaaaactcgtgtcttTTATGAATGGGACTACTAACGGCGGACGGtgagagtatatttttttataactaaTACTTGCtaaatagttatttttttatgattgtatttaaaaaaaagctaTTTCACTCAATTTAATATTACAATCATGCTTAATGTGCATAGTATGCCTAATAACACTTGCTAAATAGCtctcattttataatatttttcaaaatatataatttatgttatttattataaagagTTATGGATTAGAAAAGAGTTAATAACCTAGGAGTGTATTTACAAAAATCATATCACTTTATACCATAAGGATTATCTTCTGGATCACTTCATCTCACCAATTACAATTTTGAACaagtatttttcaaaaagttgatTGAGACGgcaaattataattcaaaagcCAAAATTCAAGGGTTATGAAGACATTTCCCTCAACTTTTAGTGGTAcgaaaaggaagaaaagaagCAACTTTGGGGCAGAATTGATATTAGACGTAAGAATTGGAGCGCCAGGAAATATCGGGACGAAGTGGGGTCCACAGAAGGAGGATTGGCGATGATTCCCGTGGGGGCATTTTGTAGGACCCAAGCAACGGaggttttggatttttgtgttATAAGTGACACGCACTAGAGGTGAAAAAAGTCTGAGGGAGAGGTAATCGGGTGCAGCGTCGGGTGCATTCTAGATTGTACACGACCACGCTGATTCCGCCACCTATCCTGATTTTCTCCTCGATTTTGCCTTGCCTTTATTTTTGTACTACTAGGAGTTTATTTATTGATGGTTTcgtggagtattatttatagatgaaaaaaataattataaaattataaataattattagtaatttttatttgaaaacggtttgcattttaatttatcatccAGTAATGCAGGTATGGGCAGGTTGGACTGATAGATAGAGCCGGTCTCACATCAATGGATGGTTTCGGGCTAATTTACCATAACCATAAGCAATGCCATCCACAGTGATCGCTACAATAGCATTTCTTAATCCAGCCCTTTCTTCTGTAGTGGTTTCGGACTAGTGTCCGCCGCATCATtataactcatttttcatttaaattgtaatgttattgctttttatttttattttcatttaccAAAATAGATTATACTTAAACAcaacaaatttaaacaaagacctacaataattaattttaaaaaaactactccctccgttttatAATAGTAGAGGcagaacttttcggcacggagtttttgaaatgaatgttgggtgtgttaaataaataatagataaaaaagtaagtagaaagaataaagtataaagtgaataatgtagagagaataaaagtaagagagagtaaagtaaaaaagagaaaaaagttactatatttgaaaatgattcaactatgaagaaacttcccaaaatggaaaaatgactcaattatgaagaaacggagggagtacattacttaattaaaaaaaaaactgcattatcaaattttaaaaagccTACACTAATAATCTAAATCTAACTTCTTTCTCAAATTCTTAATCATATTgtgttatattaaaaatggattgagaaagtatatataatgggtgaaaaataaaaaaaagttaaaaaaaatgagaaaatgtgtGCATCATCCTCATCCGACCTCGTCTATCGGTCTGCAATGGGCGGACGAGGGCGTGTCCTCGACATCGTTTGCAACCGAACTTTCGGTCATGTCACTCGTCCGCGACATCGTCGGCCGACCTGCACTGGGCGGACGATGGCGAACTAGGACGAGTGAGAGGGATCATCCGAACGGTCCCTccaccattgtggatgctctaagagtCTCATCTTTCtttgacacggattttaagaaatataaaaaaaatagatgaaaaaaagttagtgaaatataactCTCActtatattactcccttcgtccgccattaggagtcttaTTTATGGGCgacacgtgttttaagaaatgttaagaaaagttagtgaaataggggcctcacttgtatatattaatgttaaatgaattgtgagtgaaatgagttagtggaatgtgggaccctattaccacttatggtaaaagtgaaccgagactcctattcgcagactgactaaaatggaaaacgggactcttattcgcggacggagggaataatttttaaataaaatatgaattgaatGGGCTAATACAATGTGGGgtctatatattatttatagtaaatagAATATGGGCCTATGTATCACTTATAGTAAATGAATATATGTCCTAtataccatttatagtaaaaatgaataacAACTTCTATTCGTGGACAAATGGAATAACAGAGATGGACGGCTCCGATTCGATAGAAccaaatttaaactaaatcTTGGccatatcattttatttcttggccatatcattttattttttactaaagtATATTATTAACTTTCTAGACGAAAGATTATTGAGTAACAGAACAACTACAAATAGAGTCTTAAATAAAGATGCTTACATTCTCTCTGTGAAAAGTAAATGTGACATCATCATAATTTGTTCGACCCACCTTGTACACCGCAATTAAGTTGATAAAATGTTTCCCTCTATTTAAGTAGGTTAAAAACTGAGCTACTATGGAATAAATAGAGAACTATTATCTATtccttttaaataaaaaatatatataccaaACCAACATATATTGagataaaaatagaacaataaagaacaactaaaaattttgattaattaaatagcatACAAACCCCATTACGAATAAAACATcatatataatgaagtaacatcttttttattttatttgaaaagatTATACTTCATCGATTATGTCTGCAATCAAATTGTTGTATCGAGTAACTATAAACTCATTTTCAGGTTTTCTTTATCGATTCTTTTTAAATAGTAGCAAAATAGAGTTGAACCGCGCAAACTCGTAAATAGCTCTATcactctatatatacaatatcaTCTGAATCTCTAACAAGTCCATACaattgtttcaattttgattaggTCCAAATAATTTCACTTAAGTCCTAAATTGGGGCCCATGGTGTGGACGACCGCACCTCAGCGTGTCTGAAAATCAAACattgtttgaaaatattatcGTTAATAGCGAAATAATCCCACAGATCAGTTGATTGAATGGCTTAATTAACCCCCAAATTTATAACACGCCTTCTGTTTATTGTTTCTTTCCTATACCATCACTCTCAACTGTGTTACCAAAAGATGCTGTATTTATATGATAATAAATCAAAGTTTTGTGAGTATgatgttgttatattttttatttatcataggaagaacaattattaatattttttaaaaaaataaaaagttgacGACTTTAGTGGGAAAAATACGAGATaattctattataaataattaataagtgTTGATTTTGACGCCCACAGTTTTTGTAGTGGCCCGCAGTTTCTAATTGCCTTGTCAGCAAATTAAGATTCATATTTATCTCTTAGATCTTTAATTGCTTTATTTTAATGTCTCATATGCTAGTATCAATTATCTTGGtagttagtagtattaatttaattataagttttaatataaaattgatacaaacgtaaataacataaaaagataatgttaatattactaaaagaaaatgagacatattttataaaagaaaaaaattatcaaaaataaaaaacactaTCTTtacagaaaattaaataaaaaacaagacTATCTATATGTTTTTTCCATTCAATTGGAATATGGTGGCCCTTCACTTATTATTGGTGTGGTAGTGGGAAAAAGCAACATTTATTGCCTAAAACTTTAATTCTCTTGGTCTAAATGTGacataataaatgaaatagttATGGTATAGGTAGCTGTATTTTTCGTAAAGAAAAAGAccaatatgaatatataacgACGAGTCTACGAGATTTTTTGGGTTTAAAATATGcttatgaatatataattttacattttggtCTTAAGCTAGCATTAGATAGTTGGACATCTACACATTGCAATTTcattaacatttaattatatacttatgTACCGTGTCAAACTCTGTTGGatattttacttaaatttaaatttagtgattttatttatgttcaaTTGTATTCCAATTCCAGGTCCAAATCTAAATAATGTATCATAGAGTATATGTAGAAAAGTTGACGttataataaagtgaaaaaaatgtaGCATTTCGTAAATAACACAAAGACAAAGTACAACAAACAATTAATTGCGTTGAAACAAATATTGGAAAAATCTAAGCTAAGTTAATTCGACGTTGgatcaatttaaaaaacacGGCCAAACAAATTAACTCCAAATTAAACCATCTTGATAAACATAGAAAAATCTAGTTGccccaaaaaaaatcttaattttttttttaaaacgaaaATAGTGAAGCACAATCACGATTGAGATTACCACCACAACTTATCTTGTCACTTTCTATAAATGTATACCACACATTATCCATTGACCTATCCATGGCCTCCCAAGTCCCAATAATGGAGCAAGCCTTCACTAAATtatggatatttttttaaaaaatttcttttatctaATCTTATATGTAATCTTTATATATAATACGACTAGAAAAAGTGACATCacaatacaaaatttatttctatatataactAACCTCAAGTCAAGAGGAGCAATTAGTTCATTGatatatagtaggagtataataaataatttattcctATATAGAGTAAAAATTACATGACACTCGAGCCCAAAAAAAATGACGAGCTTTAATTGATGAattggaaaatgaaatcacatgtttttttaataatttatcttgGTGGTTGGTTTGAGATGTTCCCATAGTCATTGGAGGTTTGGACCATTAGAATATTTATGTGTCAATGTCTAAGTTAAATTTTGCGTGGTTTTGTAGGATATGACTCAGCTCAACAATTAGATTCGAATATCATTGGCTTGAACGTTCCACGATAgtattagattttaaaatatttattacgaaaaaatttatttatttataaaatacacacatacaTCAGTGATCTCATCGTATGATTAAAGCgagataataaattaagttctaaattttataactgatcaactttcttaattttgttttaattagtGAGTCGTGAcaacttattaattttgattagaagaaaagagaaaaaaactatGACGTAATAATCTGTATCAATAATATTCTTATGGAAGTGGAGTCATGAATGGCCCATGGCGCATGACCAATGATATATTCatttagaataattaattagtggaaaATATTCTACTAGGAAGATGgaaatttgataaagaaaatgaagtgtgCAAGTGCAACTCTTTATTTTACGTGGAATAGCATTTGAAGAATATCTACGTATTATTGGAATAAAGGTGTAATTCCTTAATGAAATAGGTGAATTGACATATGAAATATTCcagttatattttatgttacaCATGAacaacatattttttcaaatatattaattctattaagaaGTGTTATAAGTCTCACGAATTctcaaacaaattttaatatagtaaaCTAGGAGTAGAATATagttcaataaaaaaatactcttgatttctcttatttttttcaaggAAGAGTTTATTAGTCCCTTTCTTTGTCCCTACAAcagatataattaatttacacaCTCAACATCAATATTGCGACACCCcacttaaaata harbors:
- the LOC125222680 gene encoding stem-specific protein TSJT1 — protein: MLGIFSSSIMSPPDELVAAGSRTPSPKVTADKLLARFLDANSSAISVKVGDDVQLAYSHRNQSALLPRSFAVKDEIFCLFEGALDNLGSLKQQYGLAKSANEVLLMIEAYKTLRDRAPYPPNHVVGHLEGNFAFIVFDKSTSTLFVATDPNAKVPLYWGITADGYVAFADDADLLKGACGKSLASFPQGCFFSTAIGELRSYENPKNKITAVPAQEEEIWGAKFMVEGPSIVAATK